A single Nostoc sp. PCC 7107 DNA region contains:
- a CDS encoding GDP-L-fucose synthase: MTALELKNKRILVTGGAGFLGRQVIDQLCKAGADNAKITVPRSREYDIRIWENCQRAVDQQDIIIHLAAHVGGIGLNREKPAELFYDNLIMGTQLIHAAHQAGVEKFVCVGTICAYPKFTPVPFKEDDLWNGYPEETNAPYGVAKKALLVQLQSYRQQYGFNGIYLLPVNLYGPEDNFDPRSSHVIPALIRKVHEAQINGDKQLPVWGDGSPTREFLYSEDAARGIVMGTQFYNESEPVNLGTGYEITIRDLITLICELMEFDGEIVWETDKPNGQPRRCLDTERAKEAFGFTAQVGFREGLKNTIDWYRQNAA; encoded by the coding sequence ATGACCGCCTTAGAACTCAAAAACAAAAGGATTCTCGTCACAGGTGGGGCGGGATTCCTCGGTCGCCAGGTAATAGATCAGCTGTGTAAGGCTGGGGCTGATAATGCGAAAATTACAGTACCGCGATCGCGTGAATATGATATCCGTATTTGGGAAAACTGTCAACGTGCAGTTGACCAACAAGATATCATTATCCACCTAGCGGCTCACGTCGGTGGGATTGGTCTCAACCGCGAAAAGCCAGCAGAGTTATTCTACGACAACTTAATTATGGGAACCCAGCTAATTCATGCTGCCCATCAAGCTGGAGTAGAAAAATTCGTTTGTGTGGGTACAATCTGTGCATACCCTAAATTTACACCAGTGCCATTTAAAGAAGATGACCTTTGGAATGGCTACCCAGAAGAAACTAACGCACCCTACGGTGTGGCGAAGAAGGCGCTGTTGGTTCAGTTGCAATCTTACCGTCAGCAATACGGATTCAATGGGATTTATCTTCTACCTGTAAACTTATACGGGCCAGAAGATAACTTTGACCCCAGAAGTTCTCACGTAATTCCCGCCTTAATTCGCAAAGTTCACGAAGCCCAAATTAACGGAGATAAACAACTTCCGGTTTGGGGTGATGGTAGTCCTACCCGCGAGTTTCTCTATTCTGAAGATGCAGCGCGGGGAATTGTCATGGGGACTCAATTTTACAATGAATCGGAACCAGTGAACTTAGGTACTGGTTATGAAATTACCATCCGTGATTTGATTACCCTGATTTGCGAATTGATGGAATTTGACGGCGAAATTGTTTGGGAAACTGACAAACCCAATGGTCAACCCCGCAGATGTTTAGATACAGAA
- a CDS encoding NAD-dependent epimerase/dehydratase family protein produces MRILIMGGTRFIGVYLTQILLEQGHEVVLFNRGNRSVPSGVGQIIGDRTDAAQLKEKLSQENFDIIFDNNGRELSDTQPLAEIFQGRVQQFIYMSSAGVYLKSDQLPHVEGDAVDPKSRHKGKHETEAYLAEKGLPFTSIRPTYIYGPSNYNELEGWFFDRVVRDRPIPIPGNGLHITQLGHVQDLATAMSLVIGNQKAIGQIYNISGDRFVTFDGLARACAVAAGKSPDAIKIVHYDPKKFDFGKRKAFPMRVQHFFASVQKAQTELNWQPEYDLISGLTDSLNNDFLASGRDKKEVDFSVDEEILQTA; encoded by the coding sequence ATGCGAATTTTAATCATGGGTGGCACTAGGTTCATTGGTGTTTACCTAACTCAAATATTGTTGGAACAAGGGCATGAGGTGGTACTGTTCAATCGTGGTAATCGTTCTGTACCGTCAGGAGTAGGACAAATTATAGGCGATCGCACGGATGCAGCACAGCTGAAAGAAAAATTATCACAAGAAAATTTTGACATCATTTTTGACAATAATGGTCGAGAACTCAGTGATACTCAGCCATTGGCAGAAATTTTCCAAGGTAGAGTGCAGCAGTTTATTTACATGAGTTCGGCGGGGGTATATCTCAAATCTGACCAGTTACCTCATGTTGAAGGGGATGCGGTAGACCCTAAGAGTCGTCATAAGGGTAAACATGAAACAGAAGCCTACCTGGCGGAAAAAGGCTTACCTTTTACTTCAATTCGCCCAACGTATATTTACGGGCCGAGTAACTACAACGAATTAGAAGGCTGGTTTTTTGATAGAGTTGTGCGCGATCGCCCAATTCCTATTCCAGGTAATGGATTACACATCACCCAGTTGGGTCATGTGCAAGATTTAGCAACTGCTATGTCTTTGGTGATTGGCAATCAAAAAGCGATTGGGCAGATTTATAATATTTCTGGCGATCGCTTTGTGACTTTCGACGGTTTAGCCCGTGCTTGTGCTGTAGCAGCTGGCAAATCACCAGATGCAATTAAAATAGTTCACTACGACCCGAAAAAGTTTGATTTCGGCAAACGCAAAGCTTTCCCGATGCGCGTTCAGCATTTTTTCGCATCAGTACAAAAAGCGCAAACAGAATTAAATTGGCAGCCGGAGTATGATTTAATTTCTGGGCTAACAGATTCCTTGAACAATGATTTTTTAGCTAGTGGACGAGATAAGAAAGAAGTTGACTTTTCTGTAGATGAAGAAATTTTACAAACTGCTTGA
- a CDS encoding tetratricopeptide repeat protein — MTIAAIFISLIVPLPNTILETSSTLAQTSQNRKVEANKLSQEASRLLRQGKAQEALKLFDEVLAIRREIKDQVGESFTLLSIGKVYSKIGQYPKALEAYQQALVLRRQIKAKAGEVDILYRIAEIYDKIGQYPQALETYQQALAIAQEVGSNTVESDTLNGIGSAYRSIGEYAKALEFHNQALTIARKTNDKIEETESLNKIGLVYRHLGEYSKALEFYQQALSIAKKISNRFLEGDTLNNIGVVYDYLGQYSQALNFYQQALTIFQQIRYRDLEGITLNNIGSIYQSLGKYSDALAVYQQALNLTQKSGSRANEASIISNIGLIYRIQNEYAKALDYYQQALAIQQEIGDNPGKIITLSNIAALFEKQQKLELAITFYKQSVNVTEDIRRSLRVLPGKLQKSYIENVSRKYRRLADLLLSQNRPLEAQQVLDLLKLQEADEYLNKVGENQNQSFNLDLLSQEQKIVLQLETMQGKEIELGKQLVALRKACQSQCAIAQQKRIVELEQLQQQFRREFNTFINGTDIKSLVRQLNETAKEQNLRLSHLSKLRANLPKDAVLIYPLVLDDRLELILVSQYAPPVRRTSAVAKQELNQKIAEFRQDLVRSTGNPKKVANQLYEWLIKPLESDLNQAQAKTIIYAPDARLRYIPLTALYDGKQWLVQRFAIYNITAASLDDLKTKRQTNLRTLAGAFSQGSYTFQVGAQTFSFDGLMYAGKEVDNIAQIIPKTTKLIDKEFSPTAIISQVNNHNIVHLATHAAFLAGKPEESFILFGNGERLTLRDIENWNLPNVDLIVLSACETGVGNKLGNGEEVLGFGYLMQLAGAKTTIASLWVVDDGGTQVLMTEFYAALQNPNISKSEAIRQAQLALITGNFQRLQKENLSLNHPYYWASFILIGNGL, encoded by the coding sequence TTGACAATTGCTGCTATTTTTATTTCGCTAATTGTACCTTTGCCAAACACCATTTTAGAAACATCCAGTACATTAGCGCAGACATCACAAAATCGCAAAGTAGAAGCTAATAAACTTTCCCAAGAAGCTAGTAGACTTTTGCGACAAGGTAAGGCACAAGAAGCATTGAAGTTATTTGACGAGGTTTTAGCTATTCGCCGTGAGATTAAAGATCAGGTGGGTGAGAGTTTTACTTTACTGAGTATTGGTAAAGTTTACAGCAAAATTGGTCAGTACCCCAAAGCTTTAGAAGCTTATCAACAGGCTTTAGTACTTCGTCGACAAATTAAAGCTAAAGCTGGTGAAGTTGATATTCTATATAGAATTGCTGAAATTTATGACAAAATTGGTCAATATCCTCAAGCGCTAGAAACTTATCAGCAAGCTTTAGCAATTGCCCAAGAAGTTGGTAGTAATACTGTAGAAAGTGACACACTTAATGGTATTGGTTCTGCTTACAGAAGCATAGGAGAATATGCTAAAGCATTGGAGTTTCATAACCAAGCTTTAACTATTGCGAGAAAAACCAACGATAAAATTGAGGAAACTGAAAGTCTTAACAAAATCGGGTTAGTTTATAGACATCTTGGCGAATATTCTAAAGCGCTAGAGTTTTATCAGCAGGCTTTAAGTATTGCAAAAAAAATTAGCAATCGTTTCCTAGAAGGGGATACCCTTAACAATATCGGCGTAGTCTACGATTATTTAGGACAGTATTCCCAAGCTTTAAATTTTTATCAGCAAGCTTTAACTATTTTTCAACAAATTCGTTATAGAGATTTAGAAGGCATCACGCTTAACAATATTGGTAGTATATATCAAAGTCTGGGTAAGTATTCTGATGCTTTAGCAGTATATCAACAAGCTCTAAATCTAACCCAAAAATCAGGTTCTCGTGCTAACGAAGCAAGTATTATCAGCAATATTGGTTTGATTTATCGGATTCAAAATGAATATGCCAAAGCTTTAGATTACTATCAGCAAGCTTTAGCAATTCAACAAGAAATCGGTGATAATCCAGGCAAAATTATCACTCTCAGTAACATAGCAGCTTTGTTTGAAAAACAGCAAAAACTAGAGTTAGCTATTACATTTTATAAACAGTCTGTTAATGTTACCGAAGATATTCGTCGTTCTTTACGTGTCTTACCAGGAAAACTCCAAAAATCATATATTGAGAATGTTTCTCGCAAATATCGTCGGTTAGCTGATTTATTGCTGTCTCAAAATCGTCCACTGGAAGCACAACAAGTACTAGATTTATTGAAGTTGCAAGAAGCAGATGAATATCTTAATAAGGTTGGAGAAAATCAAAACCAATCATTTAATCTTGATTTGCTTTCCCAAGAACAAAAAATAGTCTTGCAGTTAGAGACTATGCAAGGAAAAGAGATAGAGTTAGGTAAACAACTGGTAGCTTTAAGAAAAGCTTGTCAATCTCAATGCGCGATCGCCCAACAAAAGCGTATAGTTGAACTTGAGCAATTACAACAGCAATTCCGGCGAGAATTTAATACTTTTATTAATGGTACTGATATTAAATCACTAGTACGTCAATTAAATGAAACGGCAAAAGAACAAAATCTCCGCCTTTCTCATCTAAGCAAATTACGCGCTAATCTGCCAAAAGATGCTGTTTTAATATATCCCTTAGTTTTAGATGACAGACTAGAACTAATATTGGTTTCTCAATATGCTCCACCAGTACGCCGCACTTCAGCAGTCGCAAAACAAGAATTAAATCAAAAAATAGCAGAATTTCGCCAAGATTTAGTTAGATCAACTGGGAATCCCAAAAAAGTAGCAAATCAACTTTATGAATGGCTGATTAAACCTTTAGAATCAGACTTAAATCAAGCCCAAGCAAAAACGATTATTTATGCACCTGATGCACGGTTGCGTTATATCCCTCTGACAGCTTTATATGATGGTAAACAATGGCTGGTACAACGCTTTGCTATTTATAACATTACCGCTGCTAGTCTTGATGATCTCAAAACCAAACGTCAAACAAATTTGCGTACTTTAGCTGGGGCTTTTAGCCAAGGTAGTTACACTTTCCAAGTAGGCGCTCAAACTTTTAGTTTTGATGGGCTTATGTATGCAGGTAAAGAAGTTGATAACATTGCTCAAATTATTCCAAAGACTACTAAACTTATAGATAAAGAATTTTCACCAACGGCTATTATTTCTCAAGTAAATAACCACAATATAGTACATTTGGCTACTCATGCAGCATTTTTAGCGGGTAAACCAGAAGAGTCATTTATTTTGTTTGGTAATGGTGAACGGTTAACTTTACGAGATATAGAAAATTGGAACCTGCCAAATGTAGATTTAATTGTATTAAGTGCTTGTGAAACCGGAGTTGGCAATAAACTTGGTAATGGTGAAGAAGTTTTAGGGTTTGGATATCTAATGCAGTTAGCAGGAGCAAAAACTACTATTGCTTCATTATGGGTTGTAGATGATGGTGGTACTCAAGTTTTAATGACTGAATTTTATGCCGCATTACAAAATCCCAACATCAGTAAATCTGAGGCTATTAGACAAGCACAATTAGCTTTAATTACAGGTAATTTTCAAAGACTACAAAAGGAAAATTTAAGTCTTAACCATCCCTATTATTGGGCATCGTTTATTTTGATTGGTAATGGATTATAG
- a CDS encoding glycosyltransferase — MPLKYALVHEWLTPKATGGSELVVQEILNHVDADLYALIDFESSNPESYLYKRQIGTTFLQNFPFARNGVQKYLPLLPLAIEQLDLRQYDVILSSSHAVAKGVITTPDQLHICYCHSPMRYAWDLTFDYLQQSKLGSGLPGWLTKYLLHQLRQWDVLSANRVDYFIANSQHTARRIWRCYRREAAVIYPPVNVEAFPLFLQKENFYLTVSRLVSYKQVSLIVQAFNKLQLPLVIIGTGSEMEKIRQIANSNIKILGWQPDDVVKKYMAQARAFVYAACEDFGIALVEAQACGTPVIAYGAGGALETVRDVRSHKEQGTGIFFPEQTVAALTEAVEKFEMYRNAINPEYLRSHVAQFSPQVFAQRYLDFLNKCHQSRPYLEKWSKFVY, encoded by the coding sequence GTGCCTTTGAAATATGCTTTGGTTCATGAGTGGTTAACACCTAAAGCCACCGGTGGTTCAGAACTAGTTGTACAAGAGATTCTGAATCACGTTGATGCTGATTTATATGCCCTAATTGACTTTGAATCCAGTAATCCTGAAAGTTACTTGTACAAACGTCAAATTGGTACGACCTTTTTACAAAACTTTCCTTTTGCGAGGAATGGAGTGCAAAAATATTTGCCTTTGCTACCCTTGGCGATTGAACAACTGGATTTGCGTCAATATGACGTAATTTTATCTTCTTCTCATGCTGTAGCTAAAGGAGTTATAACTACCCCTGACCAGCTGCATATTTGCTACTGTCACAGTCCCATGCGTTATGCCTGGGACTTGACTTTTGATTATCTCCAGCAAAGTAAACTAGGTAGTGGTTTACCAGGGTGGCTAACAAAGTATCTACTACATCAGCTACGCCAGTGGGATGTCTTAAGTGCCAATCGCGTTGATTACTTTATTGCCAATTCCCAGCACACAGCGAGAAGAATTTGGCGTTGCTATCGACGAGAAGCCGCAGTTATTTATCCACCAGTTAATGTAGAAGCTTTTCCGCTTTTTCTCCAAAAAGAAAATTTTTACTTGACTGTTTCCCGTTTAGTTAGCTATAAGCAAGTATCTTTAATTGTCCAAGCTTTCAATAAATTGCAGTTACCATTGGTCATAATTGGTACAGGTTCAGAAATGGAAAAAATTCGCCAAATAGCCAACTCTAACATTAAAATACTGGGTTGGCAGCCTGATGATGTAGTAAAAAAATATATGGCGCAGGCCAGGGCATTTGTGTATGCAGCTTGTGAAGATTTTGGCATTGCCTTAGTAGAAGCACAAGCTTGCGGTACGCCAGTAATTGCTTATGGGGCTGGGGGTGCTTTAGAAACTGTGCGAGATGTGCGATCGCACAAAGAACAAGGAACTGGTATATTTTTTCCAGAGCAAACAGTAGCAGCCTTGACAGAGGCAGTGGAAAAATTTGAAATGTATCGCAATGCCATCAATCCTGAGTATTTGCGATCGCACGTTGCCCAGTTTTCACCGCAAGTTTTTGCACAACGTTATCTAGATTTTCTCAACAAGTGCCACCAAAGCAGACCATACTTAGAAAAATGGTCGAAATTTGTGTACTGA
- the pgsA gene encoding CDP-diacylglycerol--glycerol-3-phosphate 3-phosphatidyltransferase has translation MTLPNWITFSRLLGVPFLLYGLYNPTQQARWICLAIFLVAALTDWLDGYLARKLNQISDLGKFLDPLVDKFLVLAPLMVLIELGKVPAWGVFLILARELAIAGWRVNQATISGANIWGKLKTVSQIVAIAFLIAPLSTEWQTPALIAFWVSVGLTLISGLIYLLPPKVNTVE, from the coding sequence ATGACTTTACCTAACTGGATTACTTTTTCTCGCCTTCTTGGTGTTCCATTTTTGCTTTATGGTTTGTACAACCCGACACAGCAGGCTAGATGGATATGTTTGGCAATTTTTCTTGTGGCGGCGTTAACTGACTGGTTAGATGGATATTTAGCGCGGAAACTCAACCAAATTAGTGATTTGGGTAAGTTTTTAGATCCTTTAGTCGATAAGTTTTTGGTACTTGCACCGTTGATGGTGTTGATTGAATTAGGGAAGGTTCCAGCTTGGGGAGTATTTTTGATTTTAGCGCGAGAATTAGCGATCGCAGGTTGGCGAGTTAACCAAGCGACGATTTCGGGGGCGAATATTTGGGGTAAGCTGAAAACAGTAAGTCAAATAGTGGCGATCGCATTTTTGATTGCACCTTTATCAACAGAATGGCAAACTCCTGCATTAATCGCTTTTTGGGTTTCTGTTGGGTTGACTTTAATATCGGGTTTAATTTATCTTTTACCGCCGAAGGTGAATACTGTTGAGTAA
- a CDS encoding Uma2 family endonuclease — protein MYQTEPPRPAKETLPTMYDLKSEDPKEPGLPDEFHIFQPQLLRETFFPPNYQANEVFTASDLNLYYDTQHPLWYKRPDWFAVVGVSRLYEQKDLRLSYVIWQEGVAPFVVVELLSPGTEKEDLGQTLREVNQPPTKWEVYEQILRVPYYIVFDRYTDKLQAFHLVADRYSEINLTKPRIWMPTLQLGLGLWQGTYQGIERFWLRWYDADGNWIPTPVEQENQQVEILAAKVEILAAKLQELGIDPNQL, from the coding sequence ATGTATCAAACAGAACCGCCTCGCCCAGCAAAAGAAACTCTCCCTACAATGTATGATCTTAAGAGTGAAGATCCAAAGGAACCTGGCTTGCCTGACGAATTCCACATTTTTCAACCCCAACTGCTGCGCGAAACGTTTTTTCCACCAAATTATCAAGCAAACGAGGTATTTACAGCTAGTGACTTAAACCTCTACTATGACACTCAGCATCCATTATGGTACAAGCGCCCAGATTGGTTTGCGGTTGTAGGTGTTTCTCGCCTCTATGAACAAAAAGATTTACGTTTAAGTTATGTGATTTGGCAAGAAGGTGTCGCCCCTTTTGTTGTGGTAGAGTTGCTGTCTCCAGGAACAGAAAAAGAAGATTTGGGACAAACTCTTAGAGAAGTTAACCAACCGCCTACGAAATGGGAAGTTTACGAACAGATTTTGCGGGTTCCTTACTATATTGTCTTTGACCGTTACACTGATAAATTACAGGCTTTCCACTTAGTTGCAGACCGCTACAGTGAAATAAATTTAACTAAACCAAGAATTTGGATGCCAACTTTGCAACTGGGATTAGGACTTTGGCAAGGAACTTACCAAGGAATTGAGCGATTTTGGTTACGTTGGTATGATGCAGATGGAAATTGGATTCCTACTCCTGTAGAGCAGGAAAACCAACAAGTTGAAATATTAGCTGCAAAAGTTGAAATACTAGCTGCCAAGCTACAAGAACTGGGTATTGATCCAAATCAGCTATAA
- the rfbA gene encoding glucose-1-phosphate thymidylyltransferase RfbA has translation MKGIILAGGFGTRLYPITNVVSKQLMPIYDKPMIYYPLSVLMLAGIREILIISTPNDLPLLQELLKDGSQWGLQFSYIEQPYPEGLAHAFILGKEFIANQPVCLILGDNLFYGNGLREVLLRAAQLKNGGLVFGYQVKDPRPYGVIEFDADGWVTGIEEKPALPKSKYVIPGIYFYDAQIGEIAANLKPSARNELEITDVNTAYLKQGKLRVELLGRGYAWLDAGTHESLHQAANFIQTLEERQGLKIACIEEIAYNQGYIDVPQLKKLIEPMAKSSYGQYLISILEDDYLIARKRPQCFINSH, from the coding sequence ATGAAAGGAATTATCTTAGCGGGTGGCTTTGGTACTCGTCTTTATCCCATAACCAATGTTGTGAGTAAACAACTTATGCCAATTTATGACAAGCCGATGATTTATTATCCCTTGTCTGTATTAATGTTGGCAGGAATCCGCGAAATTTTAATTATTTCTACACCAAATGATTTGCCATTATTGCAGGAACTTTTAAAGGATGGTAGTCAATGGGGTTTGCAGTTTAGTTATATTGAACAGCCTTATCCTGAAGGTTTAGCTCATGCTTTTATTTTAGGCAAAGAATTTATTGCGAATCAGCCAGTTTGTTTAATTTTGGGTGACAATTTATTTTATGGTAACGGTTTAAGAGAAGTATTACTAAGAGCCGCACAACTAAAAAACGGTGGACTTGTTTTTGGCTATCAAGTAAAAGATCCGCGTCCTTATGGCGTGATTGAATTTGATGCGGATGGTTGGGTAACAGGAATAGAAGAAAAACCTGCATTACCTAAATCTAAATATGTAATTCCTGGGATTTATTTTTATGATGCTCAAATTGGAGAAATAGCAGCTAATCTAAAACCTTCGGCGCGGAATGAGCTAGAAATAACTGATGTGAATACGGCTTATTTAAAGCAGGGAAAATTAAGAGTTGAGCTTTTAGGTAGAGGATATGCGTGGTTAGATGCAGGAACGCATGAATCTTTACATCAAGCTGCCAATTTTATTCAAACCTTAGAAGAACGCCAAGGATTAAAAATAGCTTGTATTGAAGAAATTGCCTACAATCAAGGTTATATAGATGTTCCCCAACTCAAAAAATTAATTGAACCAATGGCTAAAAGTAGCTATGGTCAATATTTAATCTCAATTTTAGAAGATGATTATCTCATCGCTAGAAAAAGACCACAATGTTTCATTAATTCTCATTAA
- a CDS encoding sugar transferase: MTAQSSLLSGKRSLRQDASSSTRTFLKRSKKTKTPKVKSKGLSVQALNGEFVKRLFDIGFSLSVLILFFPLYLILTLLIALSSEGPIFYVQERVGKNYKRFNCIKFRTMVSNADEILVQMMETSPQLRQEFESSFKLKHDPRITTIGRFLRITSLDEFPQFWNVLKGDMSVVGPRPLVAEELPKYGNHIGQILTIRPGITGLWQVSGRNDIPYPRRVQIDLHYVKFRNFWLDLWIILKTIDVVIMPKNNGAY, from the coding sequence ATGACTGCCCAGAGCTCACTCCTCTCCGGCAAGCGAAGCCTACGGCAAGACGCTAGCTCGTCTACGCGTACTTTCTTAAAACGTAGTAAAAAAACCAAGACACCCAAGGTAAAATCCAAGGGTTTGTCTGTTCAGGCTTTAAACGGAGAGTTTGTTAAGCGACTATTCGACATCGGGTTTTCGCTCTCAGTACTGATTTTGTTTTTTCCCCTTTACTTAATTTTGACCTTGCTGATTGCATTAAGCTCAGAAGGCCCAATTTTTTATGTCCAAGAACGGGTAGGTAAAAACTACAAACGCTTCAATTGTATTAAATTCCGCACAATGGTGAGCAATGCAGATGAAATACTCGTGCAAATGATGGAAACATCGCCCCAGTTGCGTCAAGAATTTGAAAGCAGTTTTAAGCTGAAACATGACCCCAGAATTACCACAATTGGTAGATTTCTCCGTATTACTAGCTTGGACGAATTTCCCCAGTTTTGGAATGTTTTAAAAGGAGACATGAGCGTCGTCGGGCCGCGCCCCCTAGTTGCAGAAGAATTACCAAAATACGGTAATCACATAGGTCAGATATTAACAATCCGTCCAGGAATCACTGGTTTGTGGCAGGTTTCAGGGCGTAATGACATACCTTACCCCAGAAGAGTTCAAATAGACCTCCACTACGTCAAATTTCGGAATTTCTGGCTTGATTTGTGGATAATACTGAAAACGATTGATGTGGTCATCATGCCTAAAAATAACGGAGCTTACTGA
- the gmd gene encoding GDP-mannose 4,6-dehydratase, whose product MVQTKRALITGITGQDGSYLSEFLLEQGYEVHGIIRRTSTFNTDRIDHIYEDPHKDGVRLLLHYGDLTDGTTLRRILEEVQPTEIYNLGAQSHVRVSFDSPEYTVDAVGMGTLRLLEAIRDYQQRTGTEVRFYQAGSSEMYGLVQAVPQSETTPFYPRSPYACAKVYAHWQTVNYRESYNLFACNGILFNHESPRRGETFVTRKITRAVARIVAGKQKNLYMGNLDAKRDWGYAKDYVRAMWLMLQKDQPDDYVIATGETHSVKEFLELAFGYVNLNWQDYIEFDDRYLRPAEVDLLIGDPTKAKQKLGWEPSVTFEGLVSLMVEADLQALGHTSPNGNGSSMPVDIATIRQELGALHF is encoded by the coding sequence ATGGTGCAAACTAAGCGAGCGTTGATTACTGGTATTACTGGTCAAGATGGTTCATATCTAAGTGAGTTTTTGTTAGAGCAAGGTTACGAAGTTCATGGAATTATTCGTCGGACTTCTACCTTCAATACAGACCGCATTGATCATATCTACGAAGACCCCCATAAAGATGGTGTGCGGTTATTGCTTCACTACGGTGACTTGACAGATGGTACAACGCTGCGACGAATTTTAGAAGAAGTTCAACCAACCGAAATATACAATTTGGGAGCGCAATCTCATGTTAGGGTGAGCTTTGATTCACCAGAGTATACAGTTGATGCAGTGGGTATGGGTACACTGCGTCTATTAGAAGCTATTCGAGATTATCAGCAACGCACTGGTACTGAAGTCCGGTTCTATCAAGCTGGTTCTTCCGAAATGTATGGTTTAGTCCAAGCAGTACCGCAAAGCGAAACAACGCCATTCTATCCTCGCAGTCCTTACGCTTGTGCAAAAGTTTACGCTCACTGGCAAACAGTAAATTACCGCGAATCTTACAATTTGTTTGCTTGTAACGGTATTTTGTTTAACCACGAGTCTCCACGCCGTGGAGAAACTTTTGTTACCCGCAAAATTACCAGAGCAGTAGCGAGAATTGTTGCTGGTAAACAGAAAAATCTGTACATGGGTAATCTCGATGCTAAACGAGATTGGGGTTACGCAAAAGATTACGTCCGAGCCATGTGGTTGATGTTACAAAAAGACCAGCCAGATGATTACGTAATTGCTACTGGTGAAACCCACTCAGTAAAAGAATTTTTGGAGTTGGCGTTTGGTTACGTAAATCTTAATTGGCAAGATTACATAGAGTTTGACGATCGCTACCTGCGTCCCGCCGAAGTAGACTTATTGATTGGTGATCCTACTAAGGCAAAACAAAAGTTAGGTTGGGAACCTTCAGTTACCTTTGAAGGATTAGTCTCCCTCATGGTGGAAGCAGATTTACAAGCATTGGGTCACACTTCACCCAATGGCAATGGTTCATCAATGCCTGTAGATATTGCTACTATTCGTCAAGAATTGGGCGCTCTACACTTCTGA
- the rfbB gene encoding dTDP-glucose 4,6-dehydratase gives MLTALVTGGAGFIGANFILLARKNDWLNIINLDKLTYASNLENLAELRGDRNYNFVQGDISNIELVSYLLNQYKPDVIINFAAESHVDRSIFSPQVFIQTNVVGTFNLLEASRFYWQKLSPQKQQNFRFLHISTDEVYGSLQADAAAFKEDTPYTPNSPYASSKAAADHFVRAYYHTYKLPTLTTNCSNNYGMRQFPEKLIPLTILNALDGKYLPIYGDGQNIRDWLYVIDHCEAIYLVLQQGKIGETYNIGGMNEQTNLAVVNKICGILDELVPKPNFSYSSLINFVPDRPGHDRRYAIDCSKIKHDLGWQPKENFDSGLRKTVQWYLDNSAWVNQVSTGAYQNWLKQNYENRK, from the coding sequence ATGCTAACAGCATTAGTAACTGGTGGTGCTGGATTTATCGGTGCCAATTTTATTCTTTTGGCTCGAAAAAATGATTGGTTAAACATAATTAATTTAGACAAACTCACTTATGCCAGCAACTTAGAAAATTTGGCGGAATTAAGAGGCGATCGCAACTATAATTTTGTGCAAGGCGATATTAGTAACATTGAATTAGTTAGTTATTTGTTAAATCAATATAAACCTGATGTAATTATCAACTTCGCGGCTGAAAGTCATGTTGATCGGTCTATATTTAGTCCGCAAGTTTTTATTCAAACCAATGTAGTTGGTACATTTAATTTACTAGAAGCCAGCCGTTTTTACTGGCAAAAACTATCCCCTCAAAAACAGCAAAATTTTAGATTTTTGCATATCTCTACAGATGAAGTATACGGCTCACTTCAAGCTGATGCTGCTGCATTTAAAGAAGATACACCATACACACCTAATAGTCCTTACGCCTCTTCTAAAGCCGCAGCAGATCATTTTGTTCGAGCATACTACCACACATATAAATTACCTACTTTAACTACAAATTGCTCAAATAACTATGGAATGCGTCAGTTCCCAGAAAAACTTATTCCTCTAACTATATTAAATGCTTTAGATGGTAAGTATTTACCTATATATGGTGACGGGCAAAATATACGAGATTGGCTTTATGTTATCGACCATTGTGAAGCGATATATTTAGTTCTCCAACAGGGAAAAATTGGTGAAACTTATAATATTGGCGGAATGAATGAACAAACAAATTTAGCCGTTGTAAACAAAATCTGTGGCATACTAGATGAATTAGTTCCTAAACCAAATTTTTCTTATTCCTCCTTAATTAATTTTGTTCCAGACCGCCCTGGACATGACCGGAGATATGCAATTGATTGTAGTAAAATCAAACATGATTTAGGTTGGCAACCCAAAGAAAATTTTGATAGTGGTTTAAGAAAAACAGTGCAATGGTATCTCGATAATTCAGCTTGGGTAAACCAAGTTAGTACCGGCGCTTACCAAAATTGGTTGAAACAAAACTACGAAAATCGCAAATGA